The Aestuariirhabdus haliotis DNA window CTGGGGTGTACGCTCCTGGATCGGAGGCGCTGCAAACTATCTGGCCGAATCCCACGTGCAATTAATCGACGCCGCCAAGCAAGGCGACTTTTCAACACTGCGCACGATCATGCAGCGTATCTTGCCAGTCATCAAAGATCAGGAATCGGCCGACTATAACCAGAAAGCCAAACTGGGTTGCGCACAGATCGGCATTCCCGTGGGCACCGTACGGGCGCCACTTTTACCGATTTGTGATAAAGACAAAGCCATCTTTCTTGGCAAATTAAACCAGGCAATTCAATAAATGGAGGCCACCATGTCTTGTACCAAAGAACATATTTTTGACTCAGCTCGTGACGGGAAACTGGTAGCCCGTGCGTTGATTGATACGGATACGATGCCTCAGGAAGAGGCCTTTTTCGACACATTAAACCCCTTTGACAACAGCGTTATCGGTCAAGTGCAACGTTGCGATACACGGCACGTAAACGCAGCCGTAGAGGTCGCCCGAAGCTGTTTTGAGTCGGGCGACTGGTCCAGACTATCGCCAAGCGAACGCAAAATCATTATGCAACGCTGGGCCGCCCTGGTCGAACAGCACAGCGAGGAGCTGGCCGCGCTGGATTGTGTCGATGGAGGAAAACCCATTAGTGAATGCCTGGCGACGGACATTCCGGAATCGATTCAAACCCTGTCCTGGTACGCCGAAGCGATCGACAAATTGTTTGGCAAAGTGGCCCCTACCGGTTGCGATACCCTGGCGATGATCGTCAAGGAACCGGTCGGTGTCGTCGCCGCAATCTTGCCCTGGAATTTCCCGGCACTGATGTTTGTCTGGAAAGTAGCACCTGCCCTGGTGGCTGGTAACTCGGTCATCGTGAAACCGGCAGAACAGACTTCATTGAGCGCCTATCGGCTGGTGCAGTTAGCCTATGAGGCGGGTATTCCGGCTGGCGCCCTATCCCTGGTGACCGGTTTCGGTGAAGAAGTTGGACACCCCCTGGGCTTGCATCAGGACATTGATATGGCGTCCTTTACCGGGTCAACAGAGGTGGGCCGGCTGTTTCTTGGTTATGCGGCACAAAGCAACCTCAAGGGTATTGTGTTGGAATGTGGCGGCAAAAGCCCGCAAGTGATTTTCCAGGACGCCTATGCACTGGAAGAGATCGCCGACGACATACTCTCCGCCGC harbors:
- a CDS encoding aldehyde dehydrogenase yields the protein MSCTKEHIFDSARDGKLVARALIDTDTMPQEEAFFDTLNPFDNSVIGQVQRCDTRHVNAAVEVARSCFESGDWSRLSPSERKIIMQRWAALVEQHSEELAALDCVDGGKPISECLATDIPESIQTLSWYAEAIDKLFGKVAPTGCDTLAMIVKEPVGVVAAILPWNFPALMFVWKVAPALVAGNSVIVKPAEQTSLSAYRLVQLAYEAGIPAGALSLVTGFGEEVGHPLGLHQDIDMASFTGSTEVGRLFLGYAAQSNLKGIVLECGGKSPQVIFQDAYALEEIADDILSAAFWNMGENCSCGSRLIVHRTIKDELLSVLKARLASWKVGNPQDPDVSIGPMVEQVHFDKVCSHLENAKAEGARLVWGGRLLEDGAGMCIEPTIFDDVTPQMTLFQEEVFGPVLAVTCFDSEEEAIALANDTDYGLAASLYTADVRRAHRVSRAIRAGTVSVNCFSEGDISTPFGGYKQSGFGGRDNGAEAFEQYVETKTIWYAN